The Phalacrocorax aristotelis chromosome 2, bGulAri2.1, whole genome shotgun sequence region CTAATGAAGAGGTAAAGGGAGGTGCATCACCCAGCATGGCTCCTTCTGCGCGGAGATCTGCCCTCGCAGCATGGCGTAACTGTGACAAGGAAGGGGTAAAGGAAAGTAGAAGTTGATTAATAAAAGAGAGCGCACATCTCTGAAGACTCCCGTTATGCAGCACTTCAGAAGAAGGCATTCATCCAGAGCAGCCACGGGCACTAGCCCAAGGCAGACGTGCTCAGCACAGCTCAAAGCCCCTTTTGTCCCTCTTGTTTACCAGACCAGGGTTTGAAGCACAGTGCAGAGCATCATCCATCCCTTGGCTGAGCAATGTTTTGCAGATTTGGGAGCCCAGGCTGACCCAAGTTTAAGCATTTCCATGCTTTTTCCAGAGCAAAACTCCTCCAAAAAGTGCTgcttgggaggagggaaaaccTCTGGCGATGAAAAATCTCTGAGCTCTCAtcattgttcatttttttcagcttccttttaCCGTCATTTCTCTGCAGCCTCAGGAAACATCTACATGAAATATCTGGCCTCTCTGAAGTCTGTGTTCTTCTCTTATAAACCCCTCCACTGTTCCTCAGCAGCTCAACCCACACGCTGCAAATACTTTTCGTTACCCCGCGGTTGCTTTGGGGGATGCCGGAGGGACAGGTAAAGGAACAGCTTGCTGGAAGATACAACGCCAGGTGGTAGGTCCAGGGCAGCGCTAGCCCCAGGTAAGGTCGCTTGGGTTGAACAACAGCCACAAGCAAGCAAGGCAACGCGAAGAAAGGGCTGACCAAGGACGGCTGCTGGAAGTGGAGGTGGGGACAAAGACGGCAGATAAGCAGAAGTGCGCAGATGTGCAGGCTGTGCAGATAAGCATTGTTTTGATGAAAATGTGGCACCGCAGGCAGAGCCAACAGGAAGAGATATGTGTCTGGTGTGTCTGACTGTTAATGGGGCACAGGGGGATGTCACTGTCCCTAGATGGGAGCTGGGAGTGAGAGGCCGGGTGGAGGGGGTGAGAGAACAAGGGAGGAGAGTTGCAGTTAGCGCCCATCACAGTCTCAGGCTTTTATGCACaggactggttttttttttttcctttcccagcagcatccccatgAGTTTGCACAGTTTCCCTTCTGAGTTGGCGCAGAGGGGCTGTTATTTTTGCCCACTCTGCTCCCTGAGTCTGGAAGCTGCCACTGTGTGGCTCCCAGGTGCACCCGAGAAAAGGTAAGATTGCAAAAGAAACCCCTCTAGAGATTTGCAGGACGTGCAGAAGCAGCATCACTCTCCCCCAGACTGCAGGACATAGCACGGCTGCTTCTCCATCAAGCTGCTGGGGCGACAATGCTCAGGTATGAGAAGCAAGTGAGAAGCTACAGGTTGAGAGGCAACAcagggcaggaggtggtgaTCATAACACTTTATCTATTCTGCAGTATGTTCAATGTCCATACCCTCCTGGAGGAATCTGACCATGCTCTTCAGGCTTTCAGGAGCCCCTTTCTCCCACCACCGCTGAGCAGGTAAAGAAGGACACTGGCATGGGACTCCCTGCCATCTCACTCCCGAGCTAGCCTGGGTCCTGGGCACGCGCTCAGGTTGCACAAGAAGGTTTGGCAGCAATATGAGGTGTAGGAAGCCAGGCCCAGGCTGAAGTTGTGGTGTGGGCAGGTCTCGGAGCACTTCTTGGTGATCCTCTTCCACAAAGACAAAAAGCCTTGACCAAAGAAGGGAGAGAGCAGTGTTAGCAATGAGTTTGTTGATTGCTCCTTGATCTTGTACAGGAGGGAGGTGGGCTAATGAGTCCCACTGTTCCCCACAGCCCCAAAGACCAACATGGCCAATGAGACCCACCCCAATCCCACCACAGCCCAATAATTGCTAGTGACCACCTACACAAGGCATTCAATAGCCCTGCTGGGCATGTGGCACCTCCCAGCACAGACCTTCATGTCAAGGCTTTCTTAGTTGTACAATGGCATCCATGAGACAATGTTCATGCCTGGattgaaaacatatttccagGCTTCTCTGTTTTATTCCCCTCTATATGTCTCTATATCTTCTCATCCACCCTGGTTACCCGCTTGTTTTCATCTCCTTGTCTAATCAAGgttcaaatttatttattcttcctctGAAGGATCCTCTCTTtgtccttcctcttctctcagTGTCCCCTGCCTTTTCCATGCAGGCATAAAACAAAGGCTAAAGAGGACAACCTCAATGTGTGATGGGGAGGAGGATTTCAAACGGTGCAAACTTCAGCACTGCCAGGCAGGGCTAGTGAGGGCTCCACCTCCCACATGTGCTTCCTCATGACTCCTCAGCCCATCCATCAAGGGCAACCATAACAAATCCAATCAAAACCCCACATCCCATTCCTGAGTCCTTATCAGGGGATACAGAGCCAGCACATACCAATTCCTACAGAGGCAACATTGGTCACACAGTACTCATCCTTGTCTGAGCACTTCTGGGCCTTCAGACAGCTCCAGTTGCTTTGTTCCCAGTCACAGGTGTAGCAATACAGGGCAtttgctgcaggaggagagagagataTGGAAGATGGAGACAAAATGCTGCTGGTCCCGGCAGCAAAAATTACCACCTGCTTTCCATTGACTCTTGAATGCACCAGGTGTGGGTCCGCTGAAAGCGATGGGGCTGCAAgacccagccccagccccctctGCCGTCCCCACTGTTGCAGATTTACACCCAACACGTGCACTCAGGCGCACACCTGTGTACCTACACACACCAGCGGTGCAAGTCTGCCCTTCCTGCCCCGCGCTCAGAATAACAGCGGGATTGGCCAAGGGTACTGGGCTTGATGTgatgcagggagctgggaaggaCAGGGTCCTCTGTAAGAGTCTACAGGGATGTCCCAAGGCTTGGGGTCACCCTTTCTAATTGCTGGAGACACTATAACATAGACCAGTAAGCACTGGCGGTTGAATAGGATTATTTGGGACCTCCATAGCCTAAAGAAGTCAGTCTCCCACACCTGTGTCTTAGGGTGGGACTTCAATGCCCTCAAACATATATCCATTacctgggttaaaaaaaaaaaatatgaggaGAAGGGCTTTTAAAACTTTGCTGTGTGAATTTGGCCCTAAGACACACTCAGTCTAACACTCCGAATTTACTGCCTAGGTCATCTAATCCGGATTAGGGCAGCCTTTGTTTCAGCACTCAAGACAATCTCTCTGTCCCCCAGGCCTTGTTAACACTTGGAAATTTGTCAGAATTGCTATTTTGGGAAGCGAACAAAGCCAAATAGCAGAAAGGTATTCTCAGGCCACAATGAGGCAAAAATAACTAttacaagaaattatttttctgcaccGGACAGTGTGACAAATTTCCAAGCGCTGGCAAACCCGTTCCTCTGTGCAAGACGGGGATAACATTTATTCTCTCTGGTTGCTTAACTGTCTTTCCTATAGAGGCTATAAGATCATATACTTGAAGAGGGCTTTGATTTCATTTGCAATCtctctgtgaaataaaatacacGATCTATAATGCAAATAATATGCAATTATACATCTCCACCCAATATTCCAGCATAAGGCTGCTTAACCCATTTAGTCCACAATGCAACTTCTCCCCAGTTCCCCAACTTTGCCCCAAAATCTCTGAAATCAGCAGTTTTGTCCCGTCTCTGAGATGGGCAGAAATCAGGGGCATTCAGGAGGCAGCTGCACATGGCCAGATGTTGTAGGTCCGgccctgccccactgctgctgctagAAACGGCATCACTGACTGCAGTAGGAACCAGGGGCACAGGGTTGCTGATGTGTTGTGCTATCATGGGATGAAGCGCTTCTTCATCAAGATATAACCACGATCTTGCATCATCTCAACAAACTCACTGGGAAGTCTCTTAACAAAGGCAAAACAGTGGCAAGTGCttccattttttattgtcttgcTTTCATAAAAATCCATTAGTCCATGAACCCATAGGGAAATTTccctgcagaaaacaaacctttCACACATCCAGGCTGAGATTACAGACAAGAAGCCCACGGTGTCCTTCAGCTGCACCACTACAAGAGCTAAGGCACCCTCTCCCATGATTTCTTTCCCTGGCCATGAGGCCTCCCAGGCTTTAAAGCATGCAGCTATACTTCATCTAGTAGTGAACCGTGATACCTCACCTTGATCTGCGCATAAGATCAAAGCCAGCACGGCAAGGATGGCGGCCTTCATCTTCTCTCAGTCGTCTCCGCAGCCCAGGAAAAGCACCCTCACCTGGGGACAGGATATATATCTTCCCTGCGTTTGGACCGAGTGATGATGAAGACAACAATTTTGAAAGAGTGGGCAGGGATCATGTATTATTTGACAGCCTAGGAATGCATGTGGGTTGTTTTCTCACCTTGGCATTGCCTTCAGGCTGGTCTGATGGGTCCAGAGAGGAGTGAAAG contains the following coding sequences:
- the LOC142053807 gene encoding lymphocyte antigen 6E-like, with protein sequence MKAAILAVLALILCADQANALYCYTCDWEQSNWSCLKAQKCSDKDEYCVTNVASVGIGFLSLWKRITKKCSETCPHHNFSLGLASYTSYCCQTFLCNLSACPGPRLARE